Proteins encoded in a region of the Vitis riparia cultivar Riparia Gloire de Montpellier isolate 1030 chromosome 7, EGFV_Vit.rip_1.0, whole genome shotgun sequence genome:
- the LOC117917683 gene encoding acid phosphatase 1: protein MGKNLGFLLAFTGLLISSAVADWNILRPWKSSLVQEGLKNYCESWRINVELNNIKGFDVVPQECVEFVGKYMTSSQYKADIERAVEESVLYLSKGCCSLKGDDKDAWIFDIDDTLVSIVPYYKKHHFGGEKLNVTSLEEWMRKNRAPALRETLRFFNDIRGRGFKIFLISSRRECLRSSTADNLIKVGYHGWTRLILRKEADELMEVQKYKAKARQGLVKEGYRIWGIVGDQWSSFEGTPSAKRTFKLPNPLYYVS, encoded by the exons ATGGGCAAAAACTTAGGGTTCTTACTGGCCTTCACAGGCCTTCTCATCAGCTCAGCAGTTGCAGATTGGAACATTTTGAGGCCATGGAAGAGCAGCTTGGTGCAAGAGGGCTTGAAAAATTATTGTGAGAGTTGGAGGATCAATGTGGAGCTAAACAACATCAAGGGCTTTGATGTTGTGCCCCAAGAATGTGTGGAGTTTGTGGGTAAATACATGACTTCTTCTCAGTATAAGGCTGATATTGAGAGGGCAGTTGAAGAGAGTGTGCTTTATCTAAGTAAGGGTTGTTGCAGCTTAAAGGGTGATGATAAAGACGCATGGATCTTTGATATTGATGATACTCTTGTGTCCATTGTGCCTTACTATAAGAAGCATCATTTTGG GGGAGAGAAGTTGAATGTGACCTCCTTGGAAGAATGGATGAGGAAGAATAGGGCACCAGCCCTTAGGGAGACACTAAGATTCTTCAATGACATCAGGGGAAGAGGCTTCAAGATCTTCTTGATATCTTCAAGAAGGGAATGCCTTAGATCTTCCACTGCTGATAACCTCATTAAGGTTGGATACCATGGTTGGACCAGGCTCATTTTAAG GAAAGAAGCAGATGAATTGATGGAAGTGCAAAAATACAAGGCAAAAGCGAGGCAAGGGTTGGTGAAGGAAGGGTATCGCATATGGGGCATAGTTGGAGACCAGTGGAGCAGCTTTGAGGGGACTCCCTCCGCAAAAAGAACATTCAAGCTTCCCAATCCCTTATACTATGTTTCCTAA